A window of Eubacteriaceae bacterium ES3 contains these coding sequences:
- a CDS encoding D-alanyl-D-alanine carboxypeptidase yields MKQKIAILIIFSMLMMTGTVFSQTLPAYGSDEGVVLFELNSGDMVFMQNEGKQMYPASTTKLLTALVAVENGDMNENITIGEEVYDIDSDSSVAGLASEEVMSLRDLMYGLLLPSGNDASNVIAINVGRKISGNAEATDSESYDAFIEAMNQKAASLGMNNSHFTNPHGLQDSDHYTTPEDMLKLARAAFNDQTIASITRTKMHEVTTNKSTHTWYNTNMLLYASFDEFPEDYQTLYGISGDNPDFNGYANSGKTGTTEEAGNCLVFQAEGNGKKMIGVILYSDADLLYGEANQTIDAVIKDYDFITWTQETEIKNFYSEVKVENYHIFDGSTLTLKTSEPLITLVRTDEADNYTTEIVWDDSKVTGSEELIAISEDIGADEQVGELQVYNGDTLVESAPLYANNQVAMRSFIDYPLIYWYVTIVLILLAAALLRIAYVHFMRTNNIRYKKIKIKGSTDKKPQRKTSSRNSSGQRSSSQSGKNQTVRKRPSSGNSRNRNNQNR; encoded by the coding sequence ATGAAGCAGAAGATAGCAATACTGATTATTTTCAGTATGCTGATGATGACAGGAACAGTTTTTTCACAGACTTTACCAGCTTATGGTTCAGATGAAGGGGTTGTTTTATTCGAATTAAATAGTGGTGATATGGTTTTTATGCAAAATGAGGGGAAACAAATGTACCCGGCCAGTACCACTAAACTATTAACGGCTTTAGTAGCGGTTGAAAATGGTGATATGAATGAAAATATTACCATTGGTGAAGAGGTATATGATATTGACTCTGACAGCAGCGTTGCAGGTCTGGCGTCGGAAGAAGTAATGAGTTTGCGTGATCTGATGTACGGACTCTTACTCCCTTCCGGCAATGATGCTTCCAATGTTATTGCAATAAATGTTGGCAGAAAGATTTCAGGTAACGCTGAAGCTACTGATTCAGAGTCTTATGATGCATTTATTGAAGCAATGAATCAGAAAGCAGCCAGTTTGGGGATGAATAACTCACATTTTACCAATCCCCATGGCCTGCAGGATTCCGATCATTATACAACACCGGAGGATATGTTAAAACTTGCCCGGGCAGCATTTAATGATCAGACCATTGCCTCGATTACCAGAACCAAGATGCATGAGGTGACAACCAACAAAAGCACCCATACCTGGTATAATACCAATATGCTTTTATATGCCAGCTTTGATGAGTTTCCGGAGGACTATCAGACTTTATATGGTATTTCTGGTGATAACCCTGATTTTAATGGTTACGCCAACAGCGGAAAAACCGGGACGACTGAAGAAGCCGGTAATTGTCTGGTTTTTCAGGCTGAAGGTAATGGGAAAAAAATGATCGGAGTCATTCTTTATTCTGATGCTGATTTATTATATGGTGAGGCAAATCAGACGATTGATGCAGTGATTAAGGACTACGACTTTATCACCTGGACTCAGGAAACAGAAATTAAAAACTTTTATTCGGAAGTAAAGGTTGAAAATTACCATATTTTTGATGGCTCAACCTTGACGCTTAAAACCAGTGAGCCTTTAATTACTTTGGTCAGAACCGATGAAGCAGATAACTATACAACAGAAATCGTTTGGGATGATTCAAAGGTAACCGGAAGTGAGGAATTAATAGCAATCAGTGAAGACATTGGTGCGGATGAGCAGGTTGGTGAACTGCAGGTATATAATGGTGATACTCTCGTTGAATCGGCACCGCTTTATGCCAATAACCAAGTGGCCATGCGAAGTTTCATCGATTATCCCTTAATCTACTGGTATGTAACTATTGTCCTGATACTTTTAGCCGCAGCGCTGTTACGTATTGCTTATGTTCATTTTATGCGGACCAATAATATTCGCTATAAAAAGATTAAAATTAAGGGTTCAACAGATAAAAAGCCCCAGCGAAAGACAAGCAGCAGGAATTCTTCGGGACAAAGATCTTCTTCCCAAAGTGGCAAAAACCAGACCGTCAGGAAAAGGCCAAGTAGTGGAAATAGCAGAAATAGAAATAACCAAAATAGATAA
- a CDS encoding energy-coupling factor ABC transporter permease has protein sequence MHMADALVSPAVGGIMLAASAGAIAYSSYKCKDDLDEKKIPLMGVMGAVIFAGQMINFTIPGTGSSGHIGGGILLAALLGPYPAFLTLSAVLLIQALFFADGGLLALGANIWNMGFYACLLIYPLVFRPLVKKGITRSRLTLASVLSVILALQLGAFSVVIQTLASGVTELPFSTFVVMMQPIHLAIGLVEGLVTAGILMFVYNMRPELIEASVANQKLSDSVSLKKVMGILLVSAVVVGAGVSLFASANPDGLEWAMENVAGTAELESSGNIYETAESVQSSTAFLPDYSLKSDEDGSAVGTSLSGVVGGAITLFLAAGTGYLIYFVKKRKEKTA, from the coding sequence ATGCACATGGCTGATGCTCTTGTTTCACCAGCGGTCGGCGGGATTATGTTAGCTGCCAGCGCCGGTGCAATTGCTTATTCATCTTATAAATGTAAAGATGATCTGGACGAAAAGAAAATCCCTTTAATGGGAGTAATGGGGGCCGTTATTTTTGCCGGTCAAATGATTAACTTCACGATTCCCGGAACAGGTTCCAGTGGACATATCGGAGGCGGAATTCTACTCGCAGCGCTATTAGGACCTTATCCGGCATTTTTAACCCTGTCAGCGGTTCTTTTGATACAAGCCCTGTTTTTTGCGGACGGTGGACTCCTGGCTTTGGGAGCTAATATTTGGAATATGGGCTTTTACGCCTGCCTTTTAATTTATCCCCTGGTCTTTAGACCATTAGTTAAAAAGGGCATTACCAGAAGCCGACTAACCCTGGCCTCAGTTTTATCAGTAATCCTGGCACTGCAATTAGGTGCATTCTCAGTTGTTATTCAAACCCTGGCATCAGGTGTGACCGAACTGCCTTTTTCCACATTTGTAGTAATGATGCAGCCGATTCATCTGGCTATTGGTCTGGTGGAAGGTCTGGTAACGGCAGGAATCCTAATGTTTGTCTATAATATGCGTCCGGAACTGATTGAGGCTTCGGTTGCAAATCAGAAGCTGAGTGATAGTGTATCGCTTAAAAAAGTCATGGGCATTCTGCTGGTTTCGGCGGTAGTCGTTGGTGCCGGTGTGTCACTATTTGCCTCTGCTAATCCTGACGGGCTGGAGTGGGCAATGGAAAATGTAGCTGGAACTGCAGAGCTTGAATCAAGTGGGAATATTTACGAAACGGCTGAATCAGTCCAGTCATCCACTGCTTTTTTACCGGATTACAGCTTAAAGTCTGACGAGGATGGTTCAGCGGTCGGAACCAGTTTATCAGGTGTTGTTGGGGGCGCAATTACCCTTTTTCTGGCAGCAGGAACGGGATATCTGATCTATTTCGTTAAAAAAAGAAAAGAAAAAACAGCATAA
- the cbiQ gene encoding cobalt ECF transporter T component CbiQ → MKGSCMAGISESMSTIQSLEELADKQTVIHQIHPRVKLLMTLLYIVLVISYKPYDVTGLTFYAFYPVILMVLGEIPVKPLLKRLLIALPFSFFAGVSNIFFNREAAFYIGNLAISFGLISFFSIMLKTVFTVMAVLILIATTSMPKIAYQLLSFKIPQMIVEQIMLTYRYISVLLEEVSCMYTAYILRSPGAKGIKMQDMGVFVGQLLLRSFDRAESIYLAMKCRGYDGKFLYAKPEPFLKSDWVILLLTSGLLLLMRFFDLGLFIGNFVR, encoded by the coding sequence ATGAAAGGAAGTTGTATGGCTGGTATTTCCGAATCCATGTCCACGATCCAGTCGCTGGAAGAACTGGCGGACAAACAAACCGTAATTCATCAGATTCATCCCCGGGTTAAGTTACTGATGACATTACTTTATATTGTTCTGGTTATTTCATATAAACCTTATGATGTGACGGGTCTGACATTTTACGCATTTTATCCGGTGATCTTAATGGTTCTGGGAGAAATTCCGGTTAAGCCATTACTAAAACGATTGTTGATTGCGCTGCCCTTTTCATTTTTTGCCGGAGTATCTAATATATTTTTTAATCGCGAAGCGGCATTTTATATTGGCAATCTGGCCATTAGTTTTGGTCTGATTTCATTCTTTTCGATTATGTTAAAAACGGTTTTTACAGTTATGGCTGTACTAATCTTAATCGCAACAACTTCAATGCCGAAAATTGCCTATCAGCTCTTATCCTTTAAAATTCCACAGATGATTGTGGAACAGATTATGCTGACTTATCGTTATATTTCTGTACTCTTGGAAGAAGTATCATGTATGTATACTGCTTATATTTTACGCTCACCTGGAGCAAAGGGGATTAAGATGCAGGATATGGGCGTTTTTGTCGGGCAGCTCCTTTTAAGAAGCTTCGATCGGGCAGAAAGCATTTATTTGGCGATGAAGTGTCGAGGCTATGACGGGAAATTTTTGTATGCCAAGCCGGAACCTTTTTTGAAATCAGACTGGGTCATTTTACTTTTGACCAGCGGTCTGTTGCTGTTGATGCGTTTTTTTGACTTGGGATTGTTTATAGGAAACTTTGTGAGGTGA
- a CDS encoding ABC transporter ATP-binding protein: MVLEISDLCYSYPDGHQAIENISLKLTEGESVALVGANGAGKSSFFKLIIGIAEASAGTIKMDELLVEKKNHKILRERIGMVFQNPDDQLFMTKVYDDVAFGPRNQLLSEAEVDQKVMAALEQLDILHLKERMPHRLSGGEKRMIAIATVLSMEPELILFDEPSSFLDPKARRKVINTLKKLPMTKLIATHDLDMALEVCDRVVILNKGKIFADGAVKEILYNEKLLLEASLELPLGLQKINQ, from the coding sequence ATCGTGTTAGAAATATCTGATTTATGCTATTCTTACCCGGATGGCCATCAAGCTATCGAAAATATCAGTTTAAAGCTTACTGAGGGTGAATCCGTGGCCCTGGTTGGTGCTAATGGAGCAGGAAAATCCAGTTTTTTCAAGCTCATTATTGGAATTGCTGAAGCCAGCGCCGGAACGATAAAAATGGATGAACTGCTTGTCGAAAAAAAGAATCATAAAATTTTGCGGGAAAGAATCGGAATGGTTTTTCAAAATCCCGACGATCAGCTGTTTATGACTAAGGTTTATGACGATGTTGCTTTTGGCCCCCGCAACCAGCTCTTATCAGAGGCAGAAGTCGACCAGAAGGTAATGGCAGCATTGGAACAGCTCGATATCCTTCATTTAAAGGAGCGAATGCCCCATCGGTTATCAGGCGGTGAGAAAAGAATGATTGCGATTGCTACAGTTTTATCGATGGAGCCGGAATTGATACTGTTCGATGAACCCTCATCTTTTTTAGATCCTAAAGCCAGACGTAAGGTGATCAATACATTAAAAAAATTACCGATGACAAAGCTTATTGCTACCCATGATCTGGATATGGCACTGGAAGTTTGTGATCGGGTGGTAATACTTAATAAAGGAAAAATTTTTGCAGACGGAGCGGTAAAAGAAATTTTATACAATGAAAAACTTCTGCTTGAAGCAAGCCTGGAGTTACCGCTGGGACTGCAAAAGATCAATCAGTAA
- a CDS encoding 5-bromo-4-chloroindolyl phosphate hydrolysis family protein, translated as MGKKSYSNIGDDIKNIVQDALESTDFKQLNKNITETVNRALEEARKSSDQWQKQGKTRVSNKKKADLDQMAYTDYETVEIDEAAKSSYYDRQQRRDTRKNRKKNLIARSPAGRVSGILMQIFGNLGLVMTMMMLLGAYFMSEIMAGSIFLIPLAAVFTALIIRGTGLRNRFKRFRQYVERLNGRSFCKISELAEPVQRSNKYVVKDLRKMINALMFPRGRIDKTETYLFLDDESYQAHMQLEEGKRLKEAEDFKKEQKKEVINPEEKAVNEVISEGAAIILEIREANAEIEEKEISVKLERLEKVISKIFEYVEKNPQEVLEIRKFMGYYLPTTLKLVRVYRDLDREAIQGANIRSTKKEIEETLDTINHAFENLLDGFYQDTAMDIASDISVLNTILAQEGLTKKDFKQGDQNGQ; from the coding sequence ATGGGAAAGAAAAGCTACTCAAATATCGGTGATGATATCAAAAATATTGTTCAGGATGCACTGGAATCCACCGATTTTAAGCAATTAAATAAAAATATAACTGAAACCGTTAATCGCGCCCTTGAAGAAGCCAGAAAAAGCAGTGATCAATGGCAAAAACAGGGGAAAACCAGAGTCAGCAATAAAAAGAAGGCAGACCTGGATCAAATGGCCTACACTGATTATGAGACGGTGGAAATTGACGAAGCAGCAAAATCCTCTTACTATGATCGACAGCAAAGACGAGATACGAGAAAAAATCGCAAAAAAAACCTGATTGCCAGGTCTCCGGCCGGTCGTGTGTCGGGTATATTAATGCAGATATTTGGAAATCTGGGTCTGGTGATGACCATGATGATGCTTCTGGGAGCCTACTTTATGTCAGAAATCATGGCCGGTTCGATTTTTTTGATTCCTCTGGCAGCAGTTTTCACCGCGCTTATTATTCGTGGGACCGGCCTGCGGAATCGATTTAAACGCTTCCGACAATACGTAGAGCGCTTAAATGGGCGGTCGTTTTGTAAAATCAGTGAGCTGGCAGAGCCGGTTCAGCGAAGTAATAAATATGTGGTTAAAGATTTGCGAAAAATGATAAACGCTTTAATGTTTCCCCGTGGTCGGATCGATAAAACGGAAACCTACCTGTTTTTGGATGATGAATCCTATCAGGCCCACATGCAGTTGGAAGAAGGGAAACGCTTAAAAGAAGCCGAAGATTTTAAAAAAGAACAGAAAAAAGAAGTCATTAATCCTGAAGAAAAGGCTGTTAATGAGGTTATTTCGGAAGGAGCGGCAATTATATTGGAAATTCGTGAAGCCAATGCTGAAATTGAAGAAAAAGAAATTTCTGTAAAGCTTGAGCGACTGGAAAAAGTGATTTCAAAAATATTCGAGTATGTTGAAAAAAATCCTCAGGAGGTTTTAGAGATCAGAAAATTTATGGGATATTATTTGCCGACAACCCTTAAGCTGGTAAGAGTATATCGCGATCTTGATCGGGAAGCCATTCAGGGAGCCAATATTCGGTCAACAAAAAAAGAAATCGAAGAAACCCTGGACACTATTAACCACGCATTTGAAAATCTGCTTGACGGTTTCTATCAGGATACCGCCATGGATATAGCCAGTGATATTTCGGTTCTTAATACCATCCTGGCACAGGAAGGATTAACAAAAAAAGATTTTAAACAAGGAGATCAGAATGGACAATAA
- a CDS encoding toxic anion resistance protein: MDNKTYDAETPTLTFEPFADDLNTNEIKSQEAEAPVFDESQLSPEERKMVDDFAQKIDISNSALIMQYGVGAQKKIAEFSESALNNVRSKDLGEVGKMLTDMVNELKSFDIEEDEKGLFGFFKKSSNKLASMQSKYASAETNVNRIIEELEKHQIQLLKDVAMLDKLYEVNKSYFKELSMYILAGKKKLKEIENRDLPALIEKSQRSGLPEDAQAVNDLSAMLNRFEKKIHDLELTRMISIQMAPQIRLVQNNDTLMAEKIQSSIVNTIPLWKSQMVLALGVAHSAQAARAQREVTNMTNDLLRKNADTLKMETIATAKESERGIVDIETLKHSNESLITTFDEVLKIQAEGRQKRKEAEVELQRIENDLKQKMLEIRRK, translated from the coding sequence ATGGACAATAAAACCTATGATGCAGAAACCCCAACCCTGACCTTTGAACCTTTTGCGGATGATTTGAATACCAATGAAATTAAAAGTCAGGAAGCGGAAGCACCGGTTTTTGACGAAAGTCAGCTTTCACCGGAAGAACGTAAAATGGTAGATGATTTTGCGCAAAAAATTGATATTTCCAATTCGGCCCTGATCATGCAGTATGGCGTGGGTGCCCAGAAAAAAATTGCAGAATTCTCAGAAAGCGCTCTCAACAATGTTCGGTCAAAAGATCTTGGCGAAGTTGGAAAAATGCTCACTGACATGGTCAATGAACTGAAAAGTTTTGATATTGAAGAAGATGAGAAGGGCCTCTTTGGTTTCTTTAAAAAAAGCTCCAATAAGTTGGCCTCAATGCAGTCGAAATACGCTTCAGCCGAGACAAATGTTAATCGGATTATCGAAGAATTGGAGAAACATCAGATCCAGCTGCTTAAGGATGTGGCCATGCTCGATAAGCTCTATGAGGTTAATAAATCCTATTTTAAAGAGTTATCCATGTATATTTTGGCTGGTAAGAAGAAATTAAAAGAGATTGAAAACAGAGATTTGCCGGCCCTGATAGAAAAATCTCAGAGGTCTGGCCTGCCGGAAGATGCTCAGGCAGTCAATGATCTTTCGGCCATGCTGAATCGTTTCGAAAAGAAGATTCACGACCTGGAATTAACCCGGATGATCTCTATTCAGATGGCTCCGCAAATCAGATTAGTGCAGAATAATGACACGCTAATGGCTGAAAAAATCCAATCATCAATTGTAAACACCATCCCACTCTGGAAAAGTCAGATGGTTTTGGCATTGGGAGTGGCACACTCGGCACAGGCGGCGAGAGCACAGCGAGAAGTAACGAATATGACCAATGACCTCCTAAGAAAAAATGCAGATACCCTAAAAATGGAAACCATTGCGACAGCTAAAGAGTCCGAACGGGGAATTGTGGATATCGAGACTTTAAAACATTCCAATGAGTCGCTGATCACTACCTTTGATGAAGTTCTTAAAATCCAGGCTGAAGGTCGGCAAAAACGAAAAGAAGCAGAAGTGGAATTACAGCGGATTGAAAATGATCTTAAACAGAAAATGTTGGAAATTAGACGTAAATAG